From Penicillium psychrofluorescens genome assembly, chromosome: 6, one genomic window encodes:
- a CDS encoding uncharacterized protein (ID:PFLUO_009569-T1.cds;~source:funannotate), with protein MADHAITDSEAMGAKAEMTHEEVVHLAELTEEEKEVERKLRRRIDTLIMPLVILVYLMNYIDRNNYAAAKLQGLITDLNLTAQQYETGLSILFVGYILMQVPSNLLLNYMGRPSLYLGFFVCAWGLVSALTSQVSSYGGIVACRFILGLVEAPFFAGVLFYLSKWYTRKELAFRMSIFYSGSLLSGAFGNLIAAGILSGLAGKRGLAAWQWLYVIEGSLTCFIGLVICFILPDFPDTWRLLSPEMRAVANRRLAIEAAEADIDEKGGGSQFYGLRLAMTDIKTYVLAIAYMSITGASGFQNFFPTLTGTLGYNDTISLLLVAPPYIFMVFYSLAHSWASDKLSIRFWFFVYPIPITFIGFIIFMTTDSFGPRYFSLFLMNFVFAQNGTLYSWIANSLPRPPAKRAAAYAFINSIGNSASIWTPYTYYQTAHGHYHIALGVCIGLQALGFLMALFLYFNLNMLNKRQERLENEDLQLTPKELQRLQTTAEVEGIDLAAARRLQKGFRFVL; from the exons ATGGCGGACCATGCCATCACCGATTCGGAGGCGATGGGCGCAAAGGCCGAGATGACGCACGAAGAGGTGGTCCATCTGGCCGAGttgaccgaggaagaaaaagaggtcGAGCGCAAATTGCGCCGGCGCATCGATACCCTGATCATGCCTCTGGTCATCCTAGTCTATCTGATGAACTACATCGATCG GAATAATTACGCAGCTGCCAAGCTCCAGGGCCTCATTACCGATCTTAACCTGACTGCCCAGCAATATGAGACCGGTCTCTCGATCCTGTTCGTTGGCTACATTTTGATGCAGGTTCCATCGAATCTCCTGCTCAACTATATGGGCCGACCGTCCCTTTACTTGGGTTTCTTCGTTTGTGCCTGGGGTCTGGTGTCTGCATTGACCAGTCAAGTCTCAAGCTATGGAGGTATCGTTGCGTGCCGGTTCATCTTGGGACTCGTGGAGGCGCCTTTCTTCGCCGGTGTCCTCTTCTATCTCTCCAAATGGTACACGAGAAAAGAACTGGCCTTCCGCATGAGCATTTTCTACTCGGGCTCGCTTCTTAGCGGTGCTTTTGGTAACCTTATTGCGGCCGGTATTCTGAGCGGACTGGCTGGGAAGCGTGGGCTGGCTGCGTGGCAGTGGCTCTACGTTATAGAGGGG AGTCTCACTTGCTTCATCGGATTGGTCATCTGCTTTATCCTCCCCGATTTTCCCGATACCTGGCGCCTGCTCTCGCCGGAGATGCGCGCTGTCGCCAATCGACGCCTAGCAATTGAAGCGGCCGAGGCAGACATCGACGAAAAgggcggcggcagccagTTCTATGGTCTCAGACTTGCCATGACAGATATCAAAACCTACGTCCTTGCGATCGCGTACATGAGCATCACAGGAGCGTCCGGCTTCCAGAACTTCTTCCCGACTCTGACAGGGACACTGGGATATAACGATACCATCTCACTGTTGCTGGTGGCCCCTCCGTACATCTTTATGGTGTTCTACAGTCTGGCACACTCGTGGGCCTCGGACAAATTGAGCATTCGGTTTTGGTTCTTCGTGTACCCGATTCCCATCACGTTCATTGGCTTTATCATCTTCATGACCACTGATTCGTTCGGCCCGCGCTacttctccctcttcctgATGAATTTTGTCTTCGCCCAAAACGGGACACTCTACTCGTGGATCGCGAATTCGCTGCCGCGCCCGCCGGCCAAGCGTGCCGCTGCCTATGCATTCATCAACTCCATTGGCAACTCCGCCAGTATCTGGACCCCTTATACTTACTACCAGACAGCTCATGGACACTACCACATCGCGCTGGGCGTGTGCATTGGGTTGCAGGCTCTGGGCTTCCTCATGGCTCTGTTCCTGTACTTCAACTTGAATATGCTCAATAAGCGCCAGGAACGGTTGGAGAACGAAGATCTGCAGCTCACGCCGAAGGAATTGCAGCGGCTGCAGACCacggccgaggtggaggGGATTGATCTTGCCGCAGCGCGGCGCTTGCAGAAGGGATTCCGCTTTGTGCTGTAA
- a CDS encoding uncharacterized protein (ID:PFLUO_009567-T1.cds;~source:funannotate), with protein sequence MLYSALVSTLVAAASVAATGINDFSCQSDSNPVVLLHGLGATYYEDLNFLQDWLQSEGYCTYSRTYGAYDGFPFVGGLKPINESAPEIASYIKEVVQKTGSSQVNLVGHSEGAFQTLYVPKFEGVAGLIDRIAAIAPPSHGTSFAGLYDLAYIFGNASREAVGDVLQDVGCAACNDLGPDGPAVDLLNNGQPIIQPGNQVTIIASKTDELVTPPETAFVHEAGVRNVYIQSTCPFDPVGHIGEAYDLNVWNLVKNVLDDTPNRSFVCLAGSPGK encoded by the coding sequence ATGCTCTATTCCGCCCTGGTCTCAACCCTCGTGGCCGCCGCGTCAGTCGCCGCGACCGGCATTAACGACTTCTCCTGCCAAAGCGACTCGAACCCCGTGGTTCTGCTGCACGGTCTGGGCGCGACATACTACGAAGATCTCAATTTCTTGCAAGACTGGCTGCAGTCGGAGGGCTACTGTACCTACTCGCGCACCTACGGAGCCTATGACGGATTCCccttcgtcggcggcctgAAGCCCATCAATGAATCCGCGCCCGAGATCGCGTCGTATATCAAGGAGGTGGTCCAGAAAACCGGCTCGAGCCAGGTCAACCTGGTCGGCCACTCCGAAGGCGCGTTCCAGACGCTGTACGTGCCCAAGTTCGAGGGCGTGGCCGGCCTCATCGACAGAATCGCGGCGATCGCGCCGCCCTCACACGGTACATCTTTCGCGGGACTGTATGATCTCGCCTATATCTTTGGGAACGCCTCGCGCGAGGCTGTTGGCGACGTGCTGCAAGACGTTGGCTGCGCGGCCTGCAACGATCTGGGCCCCGATGGCCCGGCCGTTGACCTCTTGAATAACGGACAGCCCATTATCCAGCCCGGCAATCAAGTGACGATCATTGCGTCCAAGACGGATGAATTGGTCACTCCGCCCGAGACCGCCTTTGTCCATGAGGCCGGTGTTCGCAATGTCTATATCCAGAGTACTTGCCCGTTTGACCCGGTCGGCCACATTGGCGAGGCATATGACTTGAATGTATGGAACTTGGTGAAGAACGTGCTGGATGATACTCCGAACCGCTCGTTTGTCTGTCTGGCTGGGTCGCCGGGGAAATAG
- a CDS encoding uncharacterized protein (ID:PFLUO_009568-T1.cds;~source:funannotate) has translation MVGEQVAPDARVRKAPNRQSRSCTVCRLRKVKCDRVKPCHACCAHGYPSKCVYETVPGEEARPISQAEEIRNLRAEIRDLRARIEDDNDANQAQGLRRLDQLESLFESIRSAPLRIVDRVVRDIRAAHGGLKQDLTPVGPWEGREAYERTSSILPIRRRLLANSPGGSSSDDAEKSEDDDDWQRMSQDGTSDSSSSSSTISIINLQRPAVDVFVERFLDAFSPEVDSKHGRAGAIRAAAEIRMFSPLISDAFEAVSVAFFGRSIQDKRIEASGFRLYPRVLRGLQDALVDPEKSKAESTLVTVILLLAFESVERTALSGVPAHVRGAVRLIEHRGPENHMYGVEHLLFTELRPYWIGGALAARVPSFLAREEWKTIPWSAGTTEKNILHHLLDLAVDIPGLLAQSDRFEKEQRSSVMGAHEITVKQAALWNGIAELTAKFHQWHIDYVENAPDGPPQEEEQTSEQDFPVFHRRDLRTGAEIPAIKFVYPNLLLAQTMCVYYSMRLILSSIDTRPEDRVTPMEQYELACGICQSLQWYIQTAPGNMINRLAFPVRVAWEAFPDGGPERRFMMEVLQLVEKRHSLGLWGSAMPELSTRAESPLNTN, from the exons ATGGTCGGCGAACAAGTTGCCCCCGACGCGCGTGTGAGGAAGGCCCCTAACCGCCAGTCCCGCTCCTGCACCGTCTGCCGACTGCGCAAGGTCAAG TGTGACCGCGTCAAGCCCTGTCATGCATGCTGTGCCCATGGCTACCCCTCGAAATGCGTATACGAAACAGTACCGGGCGAGGAGGCCCGCCCTATCAGCCAGGCCGAGGAAATTCGGAACCTGCGAGCGGAGATTCGAGATCTTCGCGCGAGAATAGAAGATGATAATGATG CCAACCAGGCGCAGGGTCTCCGGCGGCTGGATCAGCTGGAGAGTTTGTTCGAGTCGATTCGCTCCGCGCCCTTGCGGATTGTGGACCGCGTGGTCCGGGACATTCGTGCCGCACATGGTGGCCTAAAGCAGGATTTGACCCCGGTGGGACCATGGGAGGGCCGAGAAG CCTACGAGCGGACGTCGTCAATCCTGCCGATTCGCCGGCGGCTGTTGGCAAACAGTCCGGGTGGAAGCTCCAGTGACGACGCTGAGAAAAgcgaggacgatgacgacTGGCAACGTATGTCGCAGGATGGCACGTCGGactcgtcatcctcatccagtACCATCTCGATCATCAACTTGCAACGGCCGGCAGTCGACGTTTTCGTGGAGCGATTCCTCGATGCCTTTAGCCCGGAAGTAGATAGCAAGCATGGTCGCGCAGGCGCTATTCGAGCGGCAGCGGAGATCCGAATGTTCTCTCCGCTCATCTCGGATGCCTTCGAGGCTGTCTCGGTGGCCTTTTTTGGACGGTCAATCCAGGATAAGCGCATCGAGGCATCGGGGTTTCGACTCTATCCTCGGGTCTTGCGCGGACTGCAAGACGCGCTAGTGGACCCGGAAAAGTCCAAAGCCGAGTCAACACTGGTAACGGTCATTCTACTACTTGCTTTCGAG AGCGTGGAACGAACCGCCCTCTCCGGTGTACCTGCACACGTCCGCGGCGCAGTGCGCCTGATTGAACATCGTGGGCCTGAAAATCACATGTATGGTGTTGAACACCTTTTGTTTACTGAACTCCGTCCATACTGG ATTGGCGGGGCTTTGGCTGCCCGGGTGCCTTCATTTTTGGCGcgggaggagtggaagacgATTCCATGGTCTGCTGGGACGACCGAAAAGAACATCTTACACCATTTACTGGACCTCGCAGTCGATATTCCGGGTCTCCTGGCGCAATCCGATCGATTTGAGAAAGAGCAGCGATCCTCTGTGATGGGTGCGCACGAGATAACCGTCAAGCAAGCGGCGTTGTGGAATGGCATAGCGGAACTTACCGCGAAGTTCCACCAGTGGCACATCGACTATGTCGAAAATGCTCCCGATGGACCACCACaagaggaggagcagacATCTGAGCAAGATTTCCCTGTCTTCCATCGACGGGATCTGCGCACCGGCGCAGAGATTCCCGCGATCAAGTTTGTCTATCCGAACTTACTGCTGGCTCAAACCATGTGCGTGTATTACTCGATGCGGCTCATCTTGTCATCGATCGACACGCGCCCCGAAGATCGCGTCACGCCTATGGAGCAGTACGAGTTAGCATGTGGAATTTGCCAGTCCCTGCAGTGGTATATTCAGACCGCGCCGGGGAACATGATTAATCGGCTGGCCTTTCCAGTCCGGGTGGCGTGGGAGGCCTTCCCCGATGGGGGACCCGAGCGCAGATTCATGATGGAGGTGCTGCAGCTAGTCGAAAAGCGGCACTCGCTCGGCCTCTGGGGTAGTGCGATGCCCGAATTATCGACGCGCGCCGAGTCGCCGCTAAATACCAATTAA
- a CDS encoding uncharacterized protein (ID:PFLUO_009570-T1.cds;~source:funannotate), protein MGAGDTGAPKPRGFLAEKDQFTRREAAEEAMYIRKQEMDKLDALRKKMKESQKHLNELDKHIEEFTKGQGGEQN, encoded by the exons ATGGGGGCGGGCGACACCGGAGCTCCCAAGCCGCGGGGATTCCTAGCTGA GAAGGACCAGTTTACACGCCGCGAAGCCGCTGAAGAGGCCATGTACATCCGGAAGCAGGAGATGGATAA ACTCGACGcgctgcggaagaagatgaaggagtCGCAGAAGCATCTCAATGAGCTGGACAAGCACAT TGAGGAGTTTACCAAGGGCCAAGGCGGCGAGCAGAATTAA
- a CDS encoding uncharacterized protein (ID:PFLUO_009571-T1.cds;~source:funannotate), producing MEIENKALNVDLAEQKWSLASSGVVLDGPSTIPDIPHNEEAPLSAFSIVEPPADLTIITTAASTAVNPHLHPNPGDTFPDGGTRSWLVILGSFCLLMASYGLMNSVGVLQNYFASHQLSSYSASAVGWIPGLFTFFGLGLGLQVGPMFDRYGPTGILIAGTTCYVAGLLLLAECRLYWHFVLTLGVLSGTGAALLSTAAMATVPQWFERRVGLAMGVAMAGSGLGGVTFPLMLRAAIARVGYQWAIRLLALLVLVMCALGIALVRARLPKGRSLELEVFAGLGLYPTYVVMQGFSTSTSVILLSILNVASTVGRLIAGAVGDRYGRINTQTGLIALGAITIFTIWLPFGNTLSGLYTFSVLFGLASGSFLSLAPACIGQISKASEAGGRFGICYSMVSLATLICIPIGGEMLEQVGKRAMVAYLGSVLILALGMFVMARWACLSYRWRWQAKI from the exons ATGGAGATAGAGAACAAGGCGCTCAATGTTGACCTCGCGGAGCAAAAGTGGTCATTAGCAAGCTCCGGTGTAGTGCTGGATGGACCGTCGACGATCCCCGATATCCCTCACAATGAAGAAGCTCCACTATCAGCCTTCTCAATTGTCGAGCCCCCGGCAGACctgaccatcatcaccaccgctgccAGCACAGCCGTGAACCCGCATCTACACCCCAACCCGGGCGATACATTTCCCGACGGCGGAACGCGCTCATGGCTCGTGATCCTCGGGTCTTTCTGCCTGCTGATGGCATCATACGGATTAATGAATTCCGTCGGCGTCCTGCAGAATTACTTCGCCTCGCACCAGTTGTCCTCCTACTCCGCCAGTGCCGTCGGATGGATCCCGGGTCTCTTCACGTTCTTTGGGCTGGGACTCGGACTGCAGGTGGGCCCGATGTTCGATCGATACGGACCCACGGGGATTCTCATTGCCGGCACAACATGCTATGTTGCTGGActgttgctgctggcggaATGCCGCCTGTATTGGCACTTCGTTTTGACGCTGGGGGTTCTTAGCGGGACGGGCGCTGCGCTGCTCAGCACGGCGGCTATGGCGACGGTGCCTCAGTGGTTTGAGCGGCGGGTTGGACTGGCAATGGGGGTTGCGATGGCGGGCTCTGGGCTAGGGGGCGTGACGTTCCCCCTAATGCTGCGGGCGGCGATTGCCCGGGTTGGGTATCAATGGGCGATCCGgctgctggccctgctggTTTTGGTGATGTGTGCGCTGGGAATCGCGCTAGTCAGAGCTCGGTTGCCCAAAGGCCGGA GTCTCGAGCTTGAAGTGTTCGCCGGGCTGGGTCTGTATCCGACCTACGTCGTGATGCAGGGGTtcagcaccagcaccagtgTCATCCTACTGTCCATCTTGAACGT AGCCTCGACCGTGGGCCGATTGATCGCAGGCGCTGTGGGTGATCGATACGGACGAATCAACACTCAGACGGGACTAATCGCACTGGGCGCAATCACCATTTTCACCATCTGGCTGCCTTTCGGAAACACGCTGTCGGGACTGTACACCTTCAGCGTGCTCTTCGGCCTAGCCTCAGGTTCCTTCCTGAGTCTGGCACCCGCGTGCATCGGGCAGATTTCCAAGGCCAGCGAGGCGGGCGGCCGATTTGGAATTTGCTATTCGATGGTCAGCCTGGC AACCCTAATCTGTATCCCCATCGGCGGAGAGATGCTTGAGCAAGTCGGCAAGAGAGCCATGGTGGCTTATCTGGGTAGCGTGCTGATCCTGGCGCTGGGCATGTTTGTGATGGCGCGATGGGCTTGTCTGAGCTAtcggtggcggtggcagGCGAAGATCTAA
- a CDS encoding uncharacterized protein (ID:PFLUO_009566-T1.cds;~source:funannotate) has translation MASHHLGVPVNGAPPVNGLESMDFEIQQLQNKVDQLRRQRQMIELQEKIALEEKLLNAARLRLEVAKSPNGSPAPTPARQDTNTQLHTPAPAAPPPAATNGAIHRQARPDKTELERRIALMRSQALGSPAQQPKSNSTFAPWLGPSQSSQPAQQSSNPVATNTTAAPTAPTAPAQQPSSQISQPSQSLKAAQHQADGVEVPPKPRVVQTARRTRDSQLPSSAALAKGAADRAAQGTADRREPSSTTRIISQSPKPPSQPASSQAVARDAPSERPSSPRRLASQAAPNREERRDPPSAPLSTRQAAPQPERSYQSPLYPENGDRRRPPRDPSRPASPRRAQSPGYSRSRAPSRPASRYDDRRYDRRERSPDPRDRRPSFHSRRERSPSPPPSKRHASDSWRPVRDRSPQAPVSDNQQRHPEREKMAFKIQTARPSRTQSQTTNRDAAKYPATAQRGLPTGPRNLSNGRAPSSPPMARSNGTTTQDAFSDGSRNPKHWPASGANAPPRVPRNQQQPSSAPSGAPPPLQIPVYETTRFGFLKDFVNDLEAHFSAHPSYYDTESQKIATGLRYIVPKMHPAWKKHLTRFCGANPTWFDFRTFFAYQVRQGLGVADATREYMKAAQRDEQPVSEFALWMQGLESYIPRLANEKERMKGIYDRILPVVRKKLEKNFNQFEDYHEFIAYMQDMENSMPERATQIAAHKQQGRKRGRGSW, from the coding sequence ATGGCCTCGCACCACCTTGGCGTCCCAGTCAATGGGGCACCCCCCGTGAATGGCCTGGAGTCCATGGATTTCGAAATTCAACAACTACAGAACAAGGTGGACCAGCTGCGGCGCCAGCGACAAATGATCGAGCTCCAAGAGAAAATAGCTCTTGAAGAGAAACTGCTAAACGCCGCGCGCCTCCGACTTGAGGTCGCCAAGAGCCCCAATGGATCTCCAGCTCCAACCCCGGCACGTCAAGATACAAACACGCAACTTCATACCCccgcaccagcagcacctccacCAGCTGCGACAAACGGGGCGATTCATCGACAGGCTCGGCCTGATAAGACGGAGCTGGAGCGTAGGATTGCGCTGATGAGGTCTCAAGCTTTAGGGAGCCCTGCTCAACAGCCAAAGTCAAACTCGACCTTTGCTCCGTGGTTGGGGCCTTCACAAAGTAgccagccggcgcagcagtCGTCGAATCCCGTTGCAACGAACACAACCGCTGCTCCAACTGCTCCAACTGCTCCAGCCCAACAGCCTTCTTCTCAAATTTCTCAACCTTCGCAATCTCTGAAAGCTGCGCAGCACCAAGCAGACGGTGTTGAAGTGCCACCAAAGCCTCGTGTCGTGCAAACTGCGCGCCGTACCAGAGACAGCCAATTACCCTCTTCAGCTGCTCTGGCCAAGGGGGCTGCCGATCGAGCTGCGCAGGGTACAGCCGACCGGCGCGAACCATCGTCAACTACCCGGATAATCTCTCAGTCACCGAAGCCGCCATCTCAACCTGCATCAAGCCAAGCTGTGGCGCGTGATGCACCATCAGAACGTCCGAGTAGCCCCCGGCGTCTGGCTTCGCAAGCTGCACCAAATAGAGAGGAGAGACGTGATCCACCGTCAGCACCGCTGTCAACCCGTCAAGCGGCGCCCCAACCCGAGAGATCTTATCAATCTCCTTTATATCCAGAGAATGGTGACCGACGAAGACCCCCACGCGATCCTTCGCGCCCTGCTTCACCACGCAGAGCACAGTCGCCTGGATATTCCCGCTCTCGGGCACCTTCTCGTCCTGCCTCGAGGTATGACGACAGACGATATGACCGCCGAGAACGCTCCCCTGACCCGCGAGACCGACGGCCGTCTTTCCATAGCCGAAGAGAACgatcgccctcgccgccaccatcGAAACGACACGCTTCAGACTCCTGGCGTCCCGTCAGGGACCGTAGTCCGCAGGCCCCAGTGAGCGATAATCAACAGCGGCACCCCGAGCGAGAGAAAATGGCTTTCAAGATCCAGACAGCCCGGCCTAGTCGAACTCAGTCTCAAACAACCAATCGCGATGCCGCGAAATATCCTGCAACCGCCCAGCGTGGACTTCCAACGGGCCCTCGAAATCTCTCAAATGGTCGTgcaccttcttcgcctccaaTGGCCAGAAGCAACGGCACAACCACACAGGATGCATTCTCGGATGGTTCTCGAAATCCAAAACACTGGCCTGCAAGTGGCGCAAATGCTCCCCCCAGAGTCCCTCGCAATCAGCAGCAACCATCATCGGCCCCTTCAGGTGCTCCACCACCCCTGCAAATCCCAGTGTACGAAACTACCCGCTTTGGATTCCTGAAAGACTTTGTCAACGACCTCGAAGCCCACTTTTCCGCCCATCCCAGCTACTACGACACGGAGTCGCAAAAAATTGCCACCGGGCTGCGGTATATCGTGCCGAAGATGCACCCAGCCTGGAAAAAGCACCTGACGCGGTTCTGCGGCGCAAATCCGACGTGGTTCGACTTCCGGACGTTCTTCGCTTATCAGGTACGCCAGGGGTTGGGTGTCGCAGATGCCACGCGGGAATACATGAAGGCCGCCCAACGCGACGAGCAACCCGTCTCGGAGTTTGCTCTCTGGATGCAGGGTCTGGAGTCGTACATACCGCGACTTGCAAATGAAAAGGAACGCATGAAGGGCATCTACGACCGTATCTTGCCTGTTGTTCGAAAGAAGCTTGAGAAGAACTTCAATCAGTTCGAGGATTACCACGAGTTTATCGCCTACATGCAGGACATGGAGAACTCGATGCCTGAGCGGGCCACACAGATTGCTGCGCATAAACAACAGGGCAGAAAGCGCGGGCGCGGTAGTTGGTGA
- a CDS encoding uncharacterized protein (ID:PFLUO_009565-T1.cds;~source:funannotate), whose translation MDYNRTDGKGRTFALAVVRLPARVPVTDPRYGGAILINPGGPGGSGTLQAILSGRDIQKIADAENDPTVFPPLGGTADKYFDIIGFDPRGVGDTTPAVVCFPDAVSQRNWELQLEAEGMLGSSADALRRNWQRTMALNTGCSTTDLFGKDGEETMMAHLNTPLVAQDMATIIERHGEWRGLQGQRAQRIHDQCHGYDETREIEDRTQWHQGREQLLYWGRSYGTVLGTTFAALFPERVSRAVLDGVVNMDTYYENRGPNVVVDADAVFDRFAEYCNTVGWERCPMYVAGGPEAIKQRYLSLEASVLNISVPVPASGTRGPEVVTWTDMKALLRDAIYQPLLKFPVFSHHMSELARGNAAPLADFKHSKHSAVCPSEDCVRAGPWSPACARAENNGLYASAAILCSDADFLTQQNMDDFEITWNGLKADSAVLGDYWAMVHLSCAGWQTKAKQKFSEVDFSSANHMSEQFPGSTVLQQDSEGHTTLAAPSLCVAKRIRNYFQTGILPEPGTLCQADLKPMGELDQASVFSIDLEPADRALFAALMAEVTRGHWAGLPL comes from the exons ATGGACTACAATCGTACCGACGGAAAGGGTCGCACGTTCGCACTGGCGGTTGTGCGCCTACCAGCAAGGGTCCCAGTGACAGATCCCAGGTACGGCGGGGCTATTTTGATCAATCCAG GCGGCCCCGGTGGTTCCGGCACCCTGCAGGCAATTTTGTCAGGTCGCGATATCCAGAAGATTGCGGATGCGGAGAATGACCCGACCGTGTTTCCGCCGCTCGGTGGCACAGCCGACAAGTACTTTGACATAATTGGGTTCGACCCACGTGGAGTGGGTGATACTACACCCGCCGTGGTGTGTTTCCCCGATGCCGTCTCTCAGCGGAATTGGGAGCTGCAGCTCGAGGCAGAGGGCATGTTGGGGAGCTCCGCGGATGCTCTTCGCCGGAATTGGCAACGAACTATGGCACTGAACACAGGATGTTCCACCACTGATTTGTTCGGCAAGGACGGCGAGGAAACGATGATGGCTCACCTCAACACACCCTTGGTCGCCCAGGACATGGCGACAATCATCGAGCGCCATGGCGAGTGGCGCGGACTGCAGGGCCAAAGGGCGCAGCGGATCCATGACCAATGCCATGGATACGATGAAACGCGCGAAATCGAAGACCGCACTCAGTGGCACCAGGGCCGGGAACAGCTGCTGTACTGGGGGCGATCGTACGGCACGGTGCTGGGCACGACATTCGCTGCCCTCTTCCCGGAGCGGGTCTCTCGGGCCGTTCTCGACGGAGTTGTGAATATGGACACCTACTACGAGAACCGGGGGCCGAATGTCGTGGTCGATGCCGATGCTGTCTTCGATCGCTTCGCCGAGTACTGCAATACCGTCGGCTGGGAGCGGTGCCCGATGTATGTCGCCGGCGGACCTGAAGCCATCAAGCAAAGATATTTGTCGCTCGAGGCGAGTGTTCTCAATATCTCGGTCCCCGTGCCCGCATCGGGGACGCGTGGGCCAGAAGTTGTTACATGGACGGACATGAAAGCCCTACTGCGGGATGCGATTTACCAGCCGCTACTGAAATTCCCTGTCTTTTCACACCACATGAGTGAGCTTGCAAGAGGCAATGCAGCGCCGCTGGCGGACTTTAAGCACAGCAAGCACTCTGCAGTGTGTCCATCAGAGGACTGCGTTCGCGCTGGACCATGGTCGCCGGCGTGTGCACGCGCAGAAAACAACGGGCTGTATGCAAGTGCAGCTATCCTCTGCTCAGATGCAGACTTCCTAACCCAGCAAAATATGGACGATTTCGAGATTACCTGGAACGGACTGAAGGCTGACAGTGCGGTTTTGGGAGACTACTGGGCCATGGTTCACTTGTCATGTGCTGGATGGCAGACCAAGGCAAAACAGAAGTTTTCAG AAGTTGACTTTAGCAGTGCCAATCACATGTCCGAGCAATTCCCTGGCTCTACTGTGCTGCAGCAAGATTCAGAAGGA CATACCACTCTCGCCGCGCCATCACTATGCGTCGCGAAGAGGATTCGCAATTACTTCCAAACCGGAATATTACCCGAGCCAGGGACGCTGTGTCAGGCTGACTTGAAGCCTATGGGCGAACTTGATCAGGCCAGTGTATTCAGTATTGATCTTGAGCCCGCCGATCGCGCCCTCTTCGCTGCGCTTATGGCGGAGGTGACCCGAGGTCACTGGGCCGGGCTTCCTTTATAA